The following proteins are co-located in the Gloeocapsa sp. PCC 7428 genome:
- a CDS encoding tellurite resistance TerB C-terminal domain-containing protein: MVSNRIILGAVAFGVSFGISFLSNRNANRALLTSLITLPATYAAAIVVDKRQNNRELLVLSSQRQKIYELEAQEINLNRILSNANFKKQELENSIHYLQTECNQLRSQFEARHHYKDDLQQELKILKEQKEDLEKELNSLHANLCELEHQKATVFTEKKALEQNSDALRLELAQLHRDFTVTTQQKEALEQEIANLHQQQSALSSQLKSLHIQINSLKTQHNQENQAIQELRLEQDKLQKQLIQQQSEKVALEVDLQSFKEQKRQIELKTYILQNQIEKLEQYKNNIQNKLTSLKGEKEEVRASLETLQLKKEQQQADLLALQEERNQLQSQILEFHQQIEALIAEPISDDDKQEDTELFPFSELIDSLEIPEVEVTISHELPEEWMEFMEQLPGYQVQILKAILEQNHPSKIIKEIAESKVTMPTILIDNINECAIDTIGDRIIDFDSEQAEIVEDYRENVKQVIQMYEGIMSS, from the coding sequence ATGGTTAGTAATCGAATCATTTTAGGTGCAGTTGCCTTTGGTGTCAGCTTCGGAATCAGCTTCCTCTCCAATAGAAACGCAAATCGGGCGTTACTTACTAGTTTAATCACTCTTCCTGCTACTTATGCAGCAGCAATTGTTGTAGACAAACGTCAAAACAATCGTGAATTACTTGTTTTATCATCTCAACGCCAGAAAATTTATGAACTAGAAGCCCAAGAAATTAACTTGAATCGAATTCTTTCAAATGCAAACTTTAAAAAACAAGAATTAGAAAATAGCATTCATTATCTACAAACCGAGTGCAATCAACTACGCAGTCAATTTGAAGCAAGGCATCACTACAAAGATGATTTACAACAAGAATTAAAGATTTTAAAAGAACAAAAAGAAGATTTAGAGAAAGAACTAAATAGTCTACACGCTAATCTCTGCGAACTTGAACACCAAAAAGCAACTGTATTCACTGAAAAGAAAGCATTAGAGCAAAATTCGGATGCCTTACGTTTAGAGTTAGCACAACTACATAGAGATTTTACTGTAACAACACAACAAAAAGAAGCTCTAGAGCAGGAAATAGCTAATTTACATCAACAACAATCAGCTTTATCATCTCAATTAAAGAGTTTACACATCCAAATTAACAGCTTAAAAACTCAACATAATCAAGAAAATCAAGCGATTCAGGAATTAAGACTAGAACAAGATAAACTTCAAAAGCAGCTAATACAGCAGCAATCAGAAAAAGTAGCACTGGAAGTTGATTTGCAAAGTTTTAAAGAACAAAAACGGCAAATAGAACTTAAAACATACATTTTGCAAAATCAAATAGAAAAATTAGAGCAATACAAAAACAATATCCAGAATAAACTTACCTCTCTAAAAGGAGAAAAAGAAGAAGTACGCGCTAGCTTAGAAACACTACAACTCAAAAAAGAGCAACAACAAGCCGATTTACTCGCTTTACAAGAAGAACGAAATCAACTACAAAGCCAAATTCTAGAGTTTCACCAGCAGATAGAAGCTTTAATCGCAGAACCAATAAGCGATGACGATAAGCAGGAAGATACAGAGTTATTTCCTTTTTCAGAATTAATCGATAGCTTAGAAATACCAGAAGTAGAAGTGACAATTTCTCATGAACTTCCAGAAGAATGGATGGAATTTATGGAACAGCTTCCTGGCTATCAAGTTCAGATTTTAAAAGCAATTTTAGAGCAAAATCATCCAAGCAAAATTATTAAAGAAATTGCCGAATCTAAAGTAACAATGCCGACGATTTTGATTGATAATATTAACGAGTGCGCTATTGATACAATTGGCGATCGCATTATCGATTTTGACTCAGAACAAGCAGAAATTGTAGAAGATTACCGTGAAAATGTGAAACAAGTCATTCAAATGTATGAAGGTATAATGAGTAGTTAA